In Verrucomicrobiia bacterium, the genomic stretch TTTCTCTCGGTTTTATGCTGGAGTGGCGTGGTGCTGGCGCTGCTTCTGGCCTTTGATGTCGCTCCCTTGCCTGCACTGATTTGCTTGTGGGTGCTGTATCTGTCTCTTTTTCGGGTGTGTTCGTTGTTTCTTTCTTATCAATGGGACGTGCTTCTCCTGGAAACCGGGTTTCTTGCGATTTTTCTCGCGCCGCCTGAGCTTGCGCCACAGTTCCCTCCCATGCGCGCGCCGCCGTTGATTATAGTCTGGGCGCTTTGGTGGCTGCTGTTCCGGCTGATGTTCTCTTCGGCCGTGGTCAAGTTGCGCAGTGGAGACCCGGCCTGGCGCAAGCTGACTGCCCTGCGCAATCATTACGAAACCCAACCGCTCCCAACCCGGTTGGCCTGGCATATTCACAAGTTCCCTTTAGGCTTTCACAAAGCTTCCGCCGTTTTCATGTTTGCCATCGAGCTGGTTGTTCCCTTTTTCATCGCGGGCCCGGACGCCGCCCGGCACGTTGCCGCGGCCGGATTTGTCCTGCTCATGATTCTTATTGAGGCAACTGGCAACTATTGCTTTTTCAATCTGCTGGGCATTGCCTTAAGCGTGCTGCTCATCGAGGACCGCGCCCTGGCAGGACTTTTGGGACGGCTCTTTCCCTTTCTGCCAGCGTATTGGGCCGCTCCGTCGGCGCCGCTTAGGTGGATTTGTTTGGCCGTTGTGCTGCTCGTTTTTATTCTCTCGGTTGAGCCGGCATTGCGCCTGTTTCGAGTTGGGTTCACCTGGCCCAAGCCCTTGGCGCGATTCATCGCAGCGCTTGCCCCCTTTCACCTGGTCAGCAGCTACCGCTTGTTCGCCCTCATGACAAGCGAACGTCCTGAGATTATTGTCGAGGGGAGCAACGACGGTGTGGAATGGCTGGCCTACGAATTCAATTGCAAGCCGGGGGAGCCGAAGCGCGCGCCGCGGTTTGTCGCGCCGCATCAACCGCGATTGGATTGGCAGATGTGGTTCGCGGCCCTGGGCTATTTCGAGGCGAACCCCTGGTTTTTCAGGTTTCTGATGAGATTGCTCGAGGGTTCCGCGCCGGTATTGGGATTGTTGAAGGAAAATCCATTCCCCGCCGGGCCTCCGCGTTTTGT encodes the following:
- a CDS encoding lipase maturation factor family protein, whose protein sequence is MPDWLQTAKGPDPTTYALSAWLFLRLLGLIYVAAFLSLAGQIHGLAGRHGILPAADLLASCERLGRRRFYRVPTLCWFSASDGFLSVLCWSGVVLALLLAFDVAPLPALICLWVLYLSLFRVCSLFLSYQWDVLLLETGFLAIFLAPPELAPQFPPMRAPPLIIVWALWWLLFRLMFSSAVVKLRSGDPAWRKLTALRNHYETQPLPTRLAWHIHKFPLGFHKASAVFMFAIELVVPFFIAGPDAARHVAAAGFVLLMILIEATGNYCFFNLLGIALSVLLIEDRALAGLLGRLFPFLPAYWAAPSAPLRWICLAVVLLVFILSVEPALRLFRVGFTWPKPLARFIAALAPFHLVSSYRLFALMTSERPEIIVEGSNDGVEWLAYEFNCKPGEPKRAPRFVAPHQPRLDWQMWFAALGYFEANPWFFRFLMRLLEGSAPVLGLLKENPFPAGPPRFVRGVVYDYRFTTRAERWMAGAWWKRERRGLYSPIVERGERGM